Proteins from a single region of Mesorhizobium sp. B1-1-8:
- a CDS encoding ABC transporter permease, with the protein MAIFLARRLVQAVLILLGVAAITFLLLYCLPADPAVLIAGRSATPQMVAAIRHELGLDQPLVVQFLHYVGGLLHGDLGRSYTQKTQVLPLILARLPATLVLMAAGIVVEVALGLTFGIIAAVWRGGFVDRAIMMLSFVGVSSPQFVVALLLLYVFAATLGWFPMSGFGTPGHVVLPALTLGVLGAGWYARMVRSAMIEVLRQDYVRTAHAKGLSGRRVVLGHALPNALLPIIAMVGIDIGQFMSGVVVVEAVYGWPGIGQLAWQAIQQVDVPIIMGVTLVSALAIVLGNLLADFIAPFVDPRIRSH; encoded by the coding sequence ATGGCCATCTTTCTCGCCCGGCGTCTTGTCCAGGCCGTTCTGATCCTGCTCGGCGTCGCCGCCATTACCTTCCTGCTGCTCTATTGCCTGCCGGCAGATCCGGCCGTCCTGATCGCCGGCCGCTCCGCGACACCACAGATGGTGGCCGCCATTCGCCATGAGCTCGGCCTCGACCAGCCGCTCGTCGTCCAGTTCCTGCATTATGTCGGCGGGCTGCTGCATGGCGACCTCGGTCGCTCCTACACGCAGAAAACGCAGGTCCTGCCGCTGATCCTGGCGCGGCTGCCAGCGACGCTGGTTCTCATGGCCGCCGGCATCGTCGTCGAGGTTGCGCTTGGCCTGACCTTCGGCATCATCGCCGCGGTCTGGCGCGGCGGTTTTGTTGACCGCGCGATCATGATGCTTTCCTTCGTCGGCGTGTCGTCGCCGCAATTCGTCGTCGCGCTGCTGCTCTTATATGTCTTTGCCGCCACGCTCGGCTGGTTCCCCATGTCCGGTTTCGGCACGCCAGGCCATGTCGTGCTGCCGGCGCTCACGCTGGGCGTGCTCGGCGCCGGATGGTACGCGCGCATGGTGCGCTCCGCCATGATCGAGGTGCTGCGACAGGACTATGTGCGCACCGCTCACGCCAAAGGTCTCAGCGGCCGCCGCGTCGTGCTGGGCCACGCGCTGCCCAACGCGCTCTTGCCTATCATTGCTATGGTCGGCATCGACATCGGGCAGTTTATGAGCGGCGTGGTCGTGGTCGAGGCCGTCTATGGCTGGCCCGGCATCGGCCAGCTTGCCTGGCAGGCCATCCAGCAGGTCGACGTGCCCATCATCATGGGTGTCACCCTGGTCTCGGCGCTGGCCATCGTTCTCGGCAACCTGCTCGCCGACTTCATCGCCCCCTTCGTCGACCCCCGCATCCGCAGCCACTAA
- a CDS encoding ANTAR domain-containing response regulator, which yields MTRTPNFVSWRAAILHRGDDNISRLKRQLERLGVTAQVQWKPLDLAAMPSEIVLVDADQGWDDLLPWEGDDAPVPVVALLGSEAPGRIAWALAKGAGAILAKPIVASSVYPGLVLATHAHRERTAVRARMAGLEERLRLRPIVYDAMRSIVAAQGGDETSAYRTLCRLAMQRRLSIEHVAASILAGHEPVPRAI from the coding sequence ATGACGCGCACGCCGAATTTCGTTTCCTGGCGCGCCGCGATCCTGCATCGCGGTGACGACAATATCTCCCGGCTGAAGCGCCAGCTCGAAAGGCTTGGCGTCACTGCGCAGGTGCAGTGGAAACCCCTCGACCTTGCCGCGATGCCGAGCGAGATCGTTCTGGTCGATGCCGACCAGGGATGGGACGATCTGCTGCCATGGGAGGGCGACGATGCCCCCGTGCCGGTGGTTGCGCTGCTGGGTTCCGAAGCGCCGGGCCGCATCGCCTGGGCTCTAGCCAAGGGCGCCGGCGCGATTTTGGCAAAACCCATCGTGGCCTCCTCGGTCTACCCGGGACTCGTGCTCGCAACGCACGCCCATCGCGAGCGCACCGCCGTGAGAGCGCGCATGGCCGGCCTGGAGGAGCGCCTGCGGCTGAGACCGATAGTCTATGACGCGATGCGCAGTATCGTGGCTGCGCAGGGCGGCGATGAGACCAGCGCCTATCGCACACTGTGCCGCCTCGCCATGCAGCGGCGGCTGAGTATCGAGCACGTCGCCGCCTCCATCCTCGCCGGGCACGAGCCTGTGCCCCGGGCAATCTAG
- a CDS encoding transporter substrate-binding protein — MKTFRVGILYSTTGPYGAIGRDCRAGAELAIEELEKAGSPVHIEPVFGDPAGQPERYLDLIRTMLRDEGCRNVIGTITSLSRKDVIPLVEKYDGLLWYICPYEGFEANENVIYTGACPNQHLMPLFDCMLPRYGMRVYLAGANYVWGWEMNRLARELLVRAGGEVLGERCLPIEETDVGLLIADLERHRPDFILNNMIGPSSYAFLAAVRRLADRDPSFAPERCPVLSCDLTECELGEIEPGTAVGQLSAASYFESLPSRENRTFRQCVAARFGAGRRVSSFFAGAYAAVKLCAEAVSEANRDDPASLRGLLHARPRQTVLGSLTIDPRTNHAALPFHLGRINAQSGFDIIASRGAIVADPYLVGTLASQQAPHLRLVQ, encoded by the coding sequence AGAAAGCCGGCAGCCCTGTCCATATCGAGCCGGTCTTCGGCGATCCTGCCGGGCAGCCAGAGCGCTACCTGGATCTGATCCGTACCATGCTGCGCGACGAGGGCTGCCGCAATGTTATCGGCACCATCACCTCGCTGTCGCGCAAGGACGTCATCCCGCTGGTCGAGAAATATGACGGGCTGCTTTGGTATATTTGCCCCTACGAAGGCTTCGAGGCCAACGAGAACGTCATCTACACCGGGGCCTGTCCCAACCAGCATCTCATGCCGCTGTTCGACTGTATGCTGCCCCGCTATGGCATGCGTGTCTATCTCGCTGGCGCCAACTATGTCTGGGGCTGGGAGATGAACCGGCTGGCGCGCGAGCTTCTGGTGCGCGCCGGCGGCGAGGTGCTTGGTGAGCGCTGCCTGCCGATCGAGGAGACCGATGTCGGCCTGCTGATCGCCGATCTGGAGCGCCACCGCCCCGACTTCATCCTGAATAATATGATCGGCCCCTCAAGCTATGCCTTCCTTGCTGCCGTTCGCCGGCTGGCAGACCGTGATCCCAGCTTCGCGCCGGAACGCTGCCCGGTGCTGAGCTGTGATCTGACGGAATGCGAGCTCGGCGAGATCGAGCCCGGCACAGCCGTCGGCCAACTCTCGGCAGCCTCCTATTTCGAGAGTCTGCCGTCGCGCGAAAATCGCACCTTCAGGCAATGCGTCGCTGCCCGTTTCGGCGCCGGGCGGCGCGTGTCCAGTTTCTTCGCCGGAGCCTATGCCGCCGTGAAGCTTTGCGCCGAGGCCGTGTCGGAGGCCAACCGTGACGACCCCGCCAGCCTGCGCGGGCTCCTCCATGCTCGGCCTCGCCAGACCGTGCTCGGATCCCTCACCATCGACCCGCGAACCAATCATGCCGCCTTACCTTTCCATCTGGGCCGCATCAACGCCCAGTCCGGTTTCGATATCATCGCTTCGCGTGGCGCGATCGTCGCCGACCCTTACCTTGTCGGCACGCTTGCCAGCCAGCAAGCTCCGCATCTGAGGCTCGTGCAATGA
- a CDS encoding ABC transporter permease: MRVVRELIRRPSALFGLTVVVIVLLAAILAPWVAHFSPDDQLADGLSLEGAPLPPGADHLFGTDTLGRDLFARVLFGARTSLIIGLVANGVAVAIGLLVGLLAGYLRGTAGNLLMRFTDLMMAFPALLLAIALAALLKPSLWIVAMVIALVNWVQVARIVYTETRGLVERDFILAERSLGAGNGRIVLYHILPHLMPTAIVWGTLGIATTVLLEATLSFLGIGVQPPQPSWGNIIFESQSYFQEAPWLVFIPGAIILATALSFNLIGDALRDILDPTLRGRL, from the coding sequence ATGCGGGTTGTGCGTGAACTTATTCGTCGTCCCTCCGCCCTGTTCGGGCTGACAGTGGTCGTGATCGTCTTGCTGGCGGCGATCCTGGCGCCATGGGTCGCGCACTTCTCGCCGGACGACCAGCTTGCCGACGGCTTGTCGCTGGAAGGCGCGCCGCTGCCGCCCGGCGCTGACCATCTGTTTGGCACCGATACGCTCGGCCGCGACCTTTTTGCCCGCGTGCTGTTCGGTGCCCGCACGTCCCTGATCATCGGTCTGGTCGCCAACGGCGTTGCCGTCGCGATCGGACTCCTGGTCGGGCTGCTCGCCGGCTATCTTCGCGGCACCGCCGGCAATCTGTTGATGCGCTTCACCGACCTGATGATGGCGTTTCCGGCACTGCTGCTCGCGATCGCGTTGGCGGCGCTGCTGAAGCCCAGCCTGTGGATCGTCGCCATGGTCATCGCCCTGGTGAACTGGGTCCAGGTCGCCCGCATCGTTTACACCGAAACGCGCGGCCTGGTGGAGCGCGACTTCATCCTCGCCGAGCGTTCGCTTGGCGCCGGCAACGGCCGCATCGTCCTTTACCACATCCTGCCGCACCTGATGCCGACCGCGATCGTCTGGGGCACGCTGGGCATAGCCACCACGGTGCTGCTCGAGGCGACATTGTCCTTCCTTGGCATCGGCGTGCAGCCGCCACAGCCCTCCTGGGGCAACATCATCTTTGAAAGCCAGAGCTATTTCCAGGAGGCGCCCTGGCTGGTGTTCATCCCTGGCGCGATCATCCTCGCCACAGCCTTGTCATTCAACCTGATCGGCGATGCCTTGCGTGACATTCTTGACCCGACGCTGCGCGGGAGGCTGTGA